The proteins below come from a single Parageobacillus thermoglucosidasius genomic window:
- a CDS encoding substrate-binding domain-containing protein, whose product MLAMNDLMAGGVLEACRELSIQVSQDLSVIGFDNREYRLYDTPKLTTIDLPLRKMGAKSMEKY is encoded by the coding sequence ATGTTAGCAATGAATGATTTGATGGCAGGTGGGGTTCTTGAGGCTTGCAGAGAGCTTAGTATCCAAGTGTCTCAAGATTTATCGGTGATTGGTTTTGACAATAGAGAGTATCGTCTATATGATACGCCAAAGTTAACAACAATAGATCTTCCCTTAAGAAAAATGGGTGCCAAATCGATGGAAAAATATTGA
- a CDS encoding Uma2 family endonuclease, which yields MDLPKKNFISLEEFYKMRENTERTLEYIDGIVFMSPSPSTRHQRVSGRLHAKLFNFLEGKDCEVFHAPFDIELRNDKMEGTKIVVPDLSVICDKNGLLENKFVGVPTLIVEILSPSNQSHDLVFKLNLYMQYGVNEYWIVNPMLNIVQIYSLNDEGQYQQLDALKEKGIARSEVLKGFHINLEDLFK from the coding sequence GTGGACTTACCGAAAAAAAATTTTATCTCTCTCGAAGAATTTTACAAAATGAGAGAAAATACAGAAAGGACATTAGAATATATTGACGGCATTGTCTTTATGTCGCCATCTCCTTCTACGAGACATCAACGAGTTTCCGGAAGGCTTCACGCCAAATTATTCAATTTTTTAGAAGGAAAAGATTGCGAAGTGTTCCACGCACCTTTTGACATCGAACTAAGAAACGACAAAATGGAAGGAACGAAAATAGTGGTTCCCGATTTATCGGTAATATGCGATAAAAACGGATTGCTGGAAAATAAATTTGTCGGAGTGCCAACACTCATTGTCGAAATATTAAGCCCTTCTAATCAATCGCACGATCTCGTTTTTAAACTGAACTTATATATGCAATATGGCGTAAATGAATATTGGATCGTCAATCCAATGTTAAACATCGTGCAAATTTATTCCCTAAACGATGAAGGGCAATATCAACAGCTGGACGCCCTGAAGGAAAAAGGAATCGCTCGATCTGAAGTGCTAAAGGGATTTCACATCAACTTAGAAGATCTTTTCAAATGA
- the pcp gene encoding pyroglutamyl-peptidase I, giving the protein MKKLLLTGFVPFLEFPINPTEQIVKNLDEKIIGGYQVYGRILPVDFSESAAKCLEYLEQIQPDVVISLGLAAGRTKITPERIAINCKDGGPDNRGVQVQDERIVEEGPAAYFSTLPVRRFVNILNEKGYPAQISNTAGTYLCNNVMYSVLHKVQCENMPVRAGFVHLPASHELAIQKPTLPSWSQEDLQKAVICMIEALN; this is encoded by the coding sequence ATGAAAAAACTTTTATTGACGGGGTTTGTTCCATTTTTAGAATTTCCTATTAATCCAACGGAACAAATTGTAAAAAATCTGGACGAAAAAATCATCGGCGGGTATCAAGTTTATGGGCGTATACTTCCAGTGGATTTTTCGGAATCCGCGGCAAAATGCTTGGAATACTTGGAACAGATCCAACCAGATGTAGTGATTTCTCTTGGACTTGCGGCAGGCCGTACAAAAATTACTCCAGAACGAATCGCCATTAATTGTAAAGACGGGGGGCCTGATAATCGGGGAGTGCAGGTGCAAGACGAGCGGATTGTTGAGGAGGGGCCAGCAGCTTATTTTTCGACGTTACCGGTCCGCCGTTTTGTCAATATCTTAAATGAGAAAGGATATCCTGCGCAAATTTCCAATACAGCGGGGACCTATTTATGCAACAATGTAATGTATTCCGTTTTGCATAAAGTGCAGTGCGAAAATATGCCTGTAAGAGCTGGATTTGTTCATCTTCCTGCTTCACACGAATTAGCCATTCAGAAGCCAACTCTCCCGAGCTGGTCGCAAGAAGACCTGCAAAAAGCAGTGATATGCATGATCGAAGCATTAAATTAA
- a CDS encoding nitronate monooxygenase — MLNTISVPIIQAPMAGGVSTPALAAAVSNAGGLGFLAGGYKKAEEMREEIVAVRELTDKPFGVNVFVPSEEDVDENALLRYRQVLEKEAERFGVQLGEAKWDDDDWEAKLAVLVEEKVPVVSFTFGCPSPDIIAKLKDNGSFVIVTVTSTEEALIAKQAGANALCVQGAEAGGHRASFRNNAASHENASLLVLLQQIREAVDIPLIAAGGIMSGSDIAAVLAAGACAAQLGTAFLRCPESGANPLHKNALVDPNFQSTAVTRSFTGRFARGLVNRFLIEYDKLAPAAYPHIHHMTKQLRKAAAQANDPQVMSLWAGQGYRLAKDMPAGEIVRLLMEEWREMVQ; from the coding sequence GTGCTCAATACCATTTCTGTTCCAATTATTCAAGCGCCGATGGCTGGAGGTGTTTCCACTCCAGCGTTGGCTGCGGCGGTATCGAATGCAGGAGGGCTTGGTTTTTTGGCAGGCGGTTATAAAAAAGCGGAAGAAATGCGCGAAGAAATTGTCGCAGTTCGGGAGCTGACCGATAAGCCGTTTGGCGTTAACGTTTTTGTCCCAAGCGAAGAAGACGTAGACGAGAACGCGCTGCTTCGTTATCGGCAAGTGTTGGAGAAAGAAGCGGAACGATTCGGTGTGCAGCTTGGGGAGGCGAAATGGGATGATGATGATTGGGAAGCAAAGCTCGCTGTTTTGGTTGAAGAAAAAGTTCCAGTAGTAAGCTTTACGTTTGGTTGTCCTTCGCCTGATATTATCGCAAAATTAAAAGACAACGGTTCATTTGTTATCGTGACTGTGACATCAACAGAAGAAGCGTTGATCGCCAAACAGGCAGGGGCGAACGCATTATGTGTGCAAGGGGCGGAGGCGGGAGGGCATCGAGCGTCATTCCGCAATAACGCCGCTTCCCATGAAAACGCCAGCTTGCTTGTTTTATTGCAGCAAATTCGCGAAGCGGTCGATATTCCGTTGATTGCCGCCGGAGGAATTATGAGCGGGAGCGATATCGCCGCGGTGCTTGCAGCGGGGGCGTGCGCTGCCCAATTAGGTACGGCGTTCTTGCGCTGCCCGGAAAGCGGGGCCAATCCGCTTCATAAAAACGCATTAGTCGATCCGAATTTTCAATCTACCGCTGTCACCCGCTCCTTTACAGGACGCTTTGCCCGCGGATTGGTAAACCGCTTCCTCATTGAATATGATAAGCTGGCTCCTGCGGCATATCCGCACATCCACCATATGACAAAGCAGCTTCGCAAAGCGGCTGCTCAGGCAAACGATCCGCAGGTGATGTCTTTATGGGCCGGTCAAGGATATCGCTTGGCGAAAGACATGCCGGCTGGAGAGATTGTACGGTTGCTGATGGAGGAATGGAGAGAGATGGTTCAATGA